The following proteins are encoded in a genomic region of Xanthomonas cassavae CFBP 4642:
- a CDS encoding ABC transporter ATP-binding protein: MSLPEAMSPASSPADAGYLSIDAVRKEFDGFVAVDDVSLQIRKGEIFALLGGSGSGKSTLLRCLAGFERPTKGRITLDGQPIDALPPYERPINMMFQAYALFPHMSVEQNIGFGLKQEGLSKAAVTTRVGEMLELVQLGALARRKPHQLSGGQQQRVALARSLAKRPKLLLLDEPMGALDKKLRSQMQLELVNIIETSGVTCVMVTHDQEEAMTMATRIALMDQGWIQQVGTPDEIYEQPANRFAAEFIGSVNLVDAVIAEDQPDYVALKTPAFDAPIRIGHGITGFEGQAVAFALRPEKLAIGKDEPAQACNKAQGVIEDIAYFGSHSVYHVRLPSGVKLMADFANRQRWASEALTWGDAVWVGWGEDDGVVLTA; this comes from the coding sequence ATGTCACTGCCCGAGGCCATGTCGCCAGCTTCCAGCCCTGCCGATGCCGGTTATCTGTCCATCGACGCGGTGCGCAAGGAGTTCGACGGCTTCGTTGCGGTGGACGATGTCAGCCTGCAGATCCGCAAGGGCGAAATCTTCGCGCTGTTGGGCGGGTCGGGCAGCGGCAAATCCACCTTGCTGCGCTGTCTGGCCGGTTTCGAGCGGCCTACCAAGGGGCGCATCACCCTGGATGGTCAGCCCATCGACGCGCTGCCGCCGTACGAGCGCCCGATCAACATGATGTTCCAGGCGTATGCGCTGTTTCCGCATATGAGCGTGGAACAGAACATCGGCTTCGGGCTGAAGCAGGAAGGGCTGTCGAAGGCGGCGGTCACCACCCGTGTCGGCGAAATGCTGGAGCTGGTGCAGCTGGGCGCGCTGGCCCGGCGCAAGCCGCATCAGTTGTCCGGGGGCCAGCAGCAACGGGTGGCGCTGGCGCGCTCGTTGGCCAAGCGGCCCAAGCTGCTGTTGCTGGATGAGCCGATGGGCGCGCTGGACAAGAAGCTGCGCTCGCAGATGCAGCTGGAACTGGTCAACATCATCGAGACCTCCGGCGTCACCTGCGTGATGGTCACCCACGATCAGGAAGAGGCGATGACCATGGCCACGCGCATCGCGCTGATGGACCAGGGCTGGATCCAGCAGGTCGGCACGCCGGACGAAATCTACGAACAACCGGCCAATCGCTTCGCCGCTGAATTCATCGGTTCGGTGAATCTGGTCGATGCGGTCATTGCCGAGGACCAGCCGGACTACGTCGCCTTGAAGACGCCTGCCTTTGACGCCCCGATCCGTATCGGCCATGGCATCACCGGCTTCGAAGGGCAGGCGGTGGCGTTTGCGCTGCGCCCGGAAAAGCTCGCCATCGGCAAGGACGAGCCGGCGCAGGCCTGCAACAAGGCGCAGGGTGTGATCGAGGACATCGCCTATTTCGGCAGCCATTCGGTGTATCACGTGCGCCTGCCCAGCGGGGTCAAGCTGATGGCCGACTTCGCCAATCGCCAGCGCTGGGCCAGCGAAGCGCTGACCTGGGGCGATGCCGTGTGGGTAGGCTGGGGCGAGGACGACGGCGTGGTGCTCACCGCATGA
- a CDS encoding HlyD family secretion protein — protein MSNQDHPSNDGRDSSADAQGDEAQQPPKPSPLKNPKVKWTLILVGVLVLVLLVVWLAYHLIKGRYMQDTNNAYLQADSVAVAPRVSGYVTKVLVGDNQIVDAGQPLLQIDDRTYQATLQQAEAAIAARQADIVAATANVAGQEAALVQARTQVTSAAASLTFARAEVKRFAPLAASGADTHEHQESLQHELARARAQYDAAQAQATGAQSQIQASKAQLEQAQAGLKQATADADQARVAVEDTRLTSRIHGRVGDKTVQEGQFLAAGTRTMTIVPQESLYLVANFKETQVGLMRPGQPAEIEVDALSGVKLHGKVESLSPGTGSQFALLPPENATGNFTKVVQRVPVRIRVLAGEEARKVLVPGMSVEVTVDTRSAKDAKQRAEEESDRVQEQERAR, from the coding sequence TTGAGCAACCAAGACCACCCGTCCAATGATGGCCGCGATTCGTCCGCCGATGCCCAGGGCGATGAGGCCCAGCAACCGCCCAAGCCGTCGCCGCTGAAGAATCCCAAGGTCAAGTGGACCCTGATCCTGGTGGGCGTGCTGGTGCTGGTGCTGTTGGTGGTCTGGCTGGCCTATCACCTGATCAAGGGCCGCTACATGCAGGACACCAATAACGCCTATCTGCAGGCTGATTCGGTGGCGGTGGCGCCGCGTGTCAGCGGCTATGTGACCAAGGTGCTGGTGGGCGACAACCAGATCGTGGACGCCGGCCAGCCGCTGCTGCAGATCGATGACCGCACCTATCAGGCCACCCTGCAGCAGGCCGAGGCAGCCATTGCCGCACGCCAGGCCGACATCGTGGCCGCCACTGCCAATGTGGCCGGACAGGAAGCGGCGCTGGTGCAGGCGCGGACCCAGGTGACCTCGGCCGCGGCCAGCCTCACCTTCGCCCGGGCCGAAGTGAAGCGCTTTGCGCCGCTGGCGGCCTCCGGCGCCGACACCCATGAGCACCAGGAAAGCCTGCAGCACGAACTGGCCCGCGCCCGCGCCCAGTACGACGCCGCACAGGCGCAGGCCACCGGGGCGCAAAGCCAGATCCAGGCCAGCAAGGCGCAGCTGGAACAGGCCCAGGCCGGCCTGAAGCAGGCCACCGCCGATGCCGACCAGGCACGTGTGGCGGTGGAAGACACCCGCCTGACCAGCCGTATCCACGGCCGGGTCGGCGACAAGACCGTGCAGGAAGGGCAGTTTCTCGCCGCCGGCACTCGCACCATGACCATCGTGCCGCAGGAATCGCTGTACCTGGTCGCCAATTTCAAGGAAACCCAGGTCGGCCTGATGCGCCCCGGCCAGCCGGCCGAGATCGAGGTGGACGCGCTGTCGGGCGTGAAACTGCATGGCAAGGTCGAGAGCCTGTCGCCGGGTACCGGCTCGCAGTTCGCGCTATTGCCGCCGGAAAACGCCACCGGCAACTTCACCAAGGTGGTGCAGCGCGTGCCGGTGCGCATCCGCGTGCTGGCCGGCGAGGAGGCGCGCAAGGTGCTGGTGCCGGGTATGTCGGTGGAAGTGACCGTGGATACCCGCTCGGCCAAGGACGCCAAGCAACGCGCCGAAGAAGAATCCGACCGCGTGCAGGAGCAGGAGCGCGCGCGATGA
- a CDS encoding MDR family MFS transporter: MSAAAATGQSAGGSAGREKAGPGAWLAVLAGTIGSFMATLDISIVNAALPTIQGEVGASGTEGTWISTAYLVAEIIMIPLTGWFVRTLGLRNFLLICAVMFTAFSVVCGLSTSLPMMIIGRVGQGLAGGALIPTALTIVATRLPPSQQTMGTALFGMTVIMGPVIGPLLGGWLTENVSWHYAFFINVPICMGLVALLLLGLEHEKGNWAGLLDADWLGIYGLTAGLGGLTVVLEEGQRERWFESSEINTLSLIALSGFIALIVGQFRKRAPVIDLSLLLHRSFGAVFIMVMAVGMILFGVMYMIPQFLAVISGYNTEQAGYVLLLSGLPTVLLMPMMPKLLEVVDVRILVIAGLLCFAAACFVNLSLTADTVGMHFVAGQLLQGCGLALAMMSLNQAAISSVPPELAGDASGLFNAGRNLGGSVGLALISTFQERRMTFHTETIGSSITANAPRAQEALAGLSAQMQGSAGGEAAIRSMAQFARVVQQQALVMTYSDLFWIFGMIVVCTIPLAFLLKPLPKGTHLAMH; encoded by the coding sequence ATGAGCGCAGCGGCCGCCACCGGCCAGAGCGCCGGCGGCAGCGCAGGCCGCGAGAAGGCCGGCCCGGGCGCGTGGCTGGCGGTGCTGGCCGGCACCATCGGCTCGTTCATGGCCACGCTGGACATCTCCATCGTCAACGCCGCGCTGCCCACCATCCAGGGCGAGGTGGGCGCCAGCGGCACCGAAGGCACCTGGATCTCCACCGCCTATCTGGTGGCGGAGATCATCATGATCCCGCTCACCGGCTGGTTCGTGCGCACGCTGGGCCTGCGCAACTTCCTGCTGATCTGCGCGGTGATGTTCACCGCCTTCTCGGTGGTGTGCGGCCTGTCGACCTCGTTGCCGATGATGATCATCGGCCGCGTCGGCCAGGGCCTGGCTGGTGGCGCGTTGATTCCCACCGCGCTGACCATCGTGGCCACCCGGCTGCCGCCCAGCCAGCAGACCATGGGCACCGCGCTGTTCGGCATGACCGTGATCATGGGGCCGGTGATCGGCCCGCTGCTGGGCGGCTGGCTCACCGAAAACGTCAGCTGGCACTACGCCTTCTTCATCAACGTGCCGATCTGCATGGGCCTGGTGGCGCTGCTGCTGCTGGGGCTGGAGCATGAGAAGGGCAACTGGGCCGGCCTGCTCGATGCCGACTGGCTGGGCATCTACGGCCTCACCGCCGGGCTGGGCGGGCTTACCGTGGTGCTGGAAGAAGGCCAGCGCGAGCGCTGGTTCGAATCCAGCGAGATCAATACGCTGAGCCTGATCGCCCTGAGCGGCTTCATTGCATTGATCGTTGGTCAGTTCCGCAAACGTGCGCCGGTGATCGACCTGTCGCTGCTGCTGCACCGCAGCTTCGGTGCGGTATTCATCATGGTCATGGCGGTGGGCATGATCCTGTTCGGCGTGATGTACATGATTCCGCAGTTCCTGGCGGTCATCTCCGGCTACAACACCGAGCAGGCCGGCTATGTGCTGCTGCTGTCCGGGCTGCCCACCGTGCTGCTGATGCCGATGATGCCCAAGCTGCTCGAAGTGGTGGACGTGCGCATCCTGGTGATCGCCGGCCTGCTGTGCTTTGCCGCCGCCTGCTTCGTCAACCTGTCGCTGACCGCCGATACGGTGGGCATGCATTTCGTCGCCGGGCAGCTGCTGCAGGGCTGCGGGCTGGCGCTGGCGATGATGTCGCTCAACCAGGCGGCCATTTCTTCGGTGCCGCCGGAACTGGCCGGCGATGCCTCTGGCCTGTTCAATGCCGGCCGCAACCTGGGCGGTTCGGTCGGCCTGGCGCTGATCTCCACCTTCCAGGAGCGGCGCATGACCTTCCACACCGAAACCATCGGCAGCTCGATCACCGCCAACGCCCCGCGTGCGCAGGAGGCGCTGGCCGGCCTGAGCGCGCAGATGCAGGGCAGCGCGGGGGGCGAGGCGGCGATTCGCTCGATGGCGCAGTTCGCGCGGGTGGTGCAACAGCAGGCGCTGGTGATGACCTACAGCGACCTGTTCTGGATCTTCGGCATGATCGTGGTGTGCACGATCCCGCTGGCCTTTTTGCTCAAGCCGTTACCCAAGGGGACGCACCTTGCGATGCATTGA
- a CDS encoding glutamine synthetase family protein, which yields MSLRQRSRIATPKQPESALRRWLKDRHITEVECLVPDITGNARGKIIPADKFSHDYGTRLPEGIFATTVTGDFPDDYYALTSPSDSDMHLRPDASTVRMVPWAADPTAQVIHDCYTKDGQPHELAPRNVLRRVLDAYAQVKLQPVVAPELEFFLVQKNTDPDFPLLPPAGRSGRPETARQSYSIDAVNEFDPILDLMYDYCDAMELDVDTLIHESGAAQLEVNFTHADALSRADQVFLFKRTMREAALRHGVYATFLAKPMETEPGSAMHIHQSLLHAGTGKNVFSGKREGGFSDTFAHYLGGLQKYIPMAMGLLAPNVNSYRRLMFGEVSPSNVLWGFDNRTCGLRVPIDAPQNMRVESRFAGSDANPYLAMAATLACGLLGIREKLEPTAPISSNGKEQGYDLPRSLGEALDGLEGCEALQEMLGARFVRAYISVKRKEYETFFRVISSWEREFLLLNV from the coding sequence ATGTCGCTTCGTCAACGTTCGCGCATCGCCACGCCCAAACAGCCGGAGAGCGCCTTGCGCCGCTGGCTCAAGGACCGCCACATCACCGAGGTGGAATGCCTGGTGCCGGACATCACCGGCAACGCGCGCGGCAAGATCATTCCGGCCGACAAGTTCTCGCACGACTACGGCACGCGGCTGCCGGAAGGCATCTTCGCCACCACCGTCACCGGCGACTTTCCCGACGACTACTACGCGCTGACCTCGCCATCGGATTCGGACATGCATCTGCGCCCGGATGCCTCCACCGTGCGCATGGTGCCGTGGGCCGCCGACCCCACCGCACAGGTCATCCACGATTGCTATACCAAGGATGGCCAGCCGCACGAACTGGCGCCGCGCAACGTATTGCGTCGCGTGCTCGATGCCTATGCGCAGGTCAAGCTGCAGCCGGTGGTGGCGCCGGAGCTGGAATTCTTCCTGGTGCAGAAGAACACCGACCCGGATTTTCCGCTGCTGCCACCTGCCGGGCGTTCGGGCCGGCCGGAAACCGCCCGACAGTCGTACTCCATCGATGCGGTCAACGAGTTCGACCCGATCCTGGACCTGATGTACGACTACTGCGACGCGATGGAGCTGGACGTGGACACCTTGATCCACGAATCGGGCGCTGCGCAGCTGGAAGTCAATTTCACCCATGCCGATGCCTTGTCGCGCGCCGACCAGGTGTTCCTGTTCAAGCGCACCATGCGCGAGGCCGCGCTGCGCCACGGCGTGTATGCCACCTTTCTGGCAAAACCAATGGAGACCGAGCCGGGTAGTGCGATGCATATCCACCAGAGCCTGTTGCACGCAGGAACCGGCAAGAACGTGTTCAGTGGCAAGCGCGAAGGCGGGTTCAGCGACACCTTCGCGCATTATCTGGGCGGGCTGCAGAAATACATTCCGATGGCGATGGGGCTGCTGGCACCCAACGTCAATTCGTACCGGCGGCTGATGTTCGGCGAGGTGTCGCCAAGCAATGTGCTGTGGGGGTTCGACAACCGTACCTGCGGGCTGCGGGTGCCGATCGATGCGCCGCAGAACATGCGGGTGGAAAGCCGCTTTGCCGGTTCCGACGCCAACCCGTATCTGGCGATGGCGGCGACCTTGGCCTGCGGCTTATTGGGCATTCGCGAAAAGCTCGAACCTACCGCGCCGATCAGCAGCAATGGCAAGGAGCAGGGCTACGACCTGCCGCGCTCGTTGGGGGAGGCGCTGGATGGGTTGGAGGGATGCGAGGCATTGCAGGAGATGTTGGGTGCGCGGTTTGTGCGGGCCTACATCTCGGTGAAGCGGAAAGAATATGAGACGTTTTTCCGGGTGATCAGTTCGTGGGAGCGTGAGTTCCTGTTGTTGAACGTGTGA
- a CDS encoding aspartate aminotransferase family protein, with amino-acid sequence MDSSVLKSLQQLDAAHHLHPFNDNAALAHKGTRILTRGEGVYVWDADGNKLLDAFGGLWCVNVGYGRSELARAAARQMEQLAYYNSFFQCTTEPTIQLAAKLAELTPGDLNHAFFANSGSEANDTILRLVRHFWAVQGQPQKQVFIGRHDGYHGTTMAGASLGGMRRMHRQGGLPIPGIVHIAPPYHFGDGGDMDPQDYGLLAARRLEAKILELGPDNVAAFIGEPIMGAIGVYIPPRSYWPEIERICRHYDVLLVADEVICGFGRTGPWFGAEYFGFRPDVMTLAKGITSGYIPLAAAMFSDRVAGVLKRQGGELAHGGTYAGHPVCAAVALENLRLLQGEGIVDTARMQIAPYLAQRWAELGEHRLVGEARIAGLVGALELVPDKRRRGTYFPGRGRVGALCRDFALQRGLILRATYDAMLLSPPLIITRAQVDELFDKAWGALDDTAHALGR; translated from the coding sequence GTGGATTCTTCTGTGCTCAAGTCGTTGCAGCAACTCGATGCCGCGCATCATCTGCATCCGTTCAACGACAATGCGGCGTTGGCGCACAAGGGCACCCGGATCCTGACGCGCGGCGAGGGTGTGTATGTGTGGGATGCCGACGGCAACAAGTTGCTGGATGCGTTTGGCGGGTTGTGGTGCGTCAATGTGGGTTACGGGCGCAGCGAGCTGGCCCGGGCCGCGGCACGGCAGATGGAGCAGCTGGCGTACTACAACAGCTTCTTCCAGTGCACCACCGAGCCCACCATCCAATTGGCCGCCAAGCTGGCGGAACTCACGCCGGGCGATCTGAACCATGCGTTCTTCGCCAACTCCGGGTCGGAGGCCAACGACACCATCCTGCGCCTGGTGCGGCATTTCTGGGCGGTGCAGGGGCAGCCGCAGAAGCAGGTCTTCATCGGTCGCCACGATGGCTACCACGGCACCACCATGGCTGGCGCCAGTCTGGGCGGGATGCGGCGCATGCACAGGCAAGGAGGCTTGCCGATCCCGGGCATCGTGCATATCGCACCGCCGTATCACTTCGGCGATGGCGGCGACATGGATCCGCAGGACTACGGCCTGCTGGCGGCGCGCCGGCTGGAAGCGAAGATTCTCGAACTGGGGCCAGACAACGTGGCTGCCTTCATCGGTGAGCCCATCATGGGCGCGATCGGTGTCTATATCCCGCCGCGCAGCTACTGGCCGGAGATCGAGCGCATCTGCCGGCACTACGACGTGTTGCTGGTGGCCGATGAAGTGATCTGCGGATTCGGTCGCACCGGGCCGTGGTTCGGAGCCGAGTATTTCGGGTTTCGGCCGGATGTGATGACGCTGGCCAAGGGCATCACCTCCGGCTATATCCCGCTGGCGGCGGCGATGTTCAGCGATCGCGTGGCCGGGGTGCTCAAGCGGCAGGGCGGCGAGCTGGCACATGGCGGTACCTATGCCGGGCACCCGGTGTGCGCGGCGGTGGCGCTGGAGAATCTGCGCCTGCTGCAGGGCGAGGGCATCGTGGACACTGCTCGCATGCAGATCGCGCCGTACCTGGCGCAGCGCTGGGCCGAGCTGGGCGAGCACCGGTTGGTGGGTGAGGCGCGCATCGCCGGGCTGGTTGGTGCGCTGGAATTGGTGCCGGACAAACGTCGGCGCGGAACCTACTTTCCCGGGCGCGGGCGGGTCGGCGCGCTCTGCCGTGATTTCGCGCTGCAACGCGGGCTGATCCTGCGCGCCACCTACGACGCGATGCTGCTGTCGCCGCCGCTGATCATCACCCGCGCCCAGGTGGACGAGCTGTTCGACAAGGCCTGGGGCGCGCTGGACGACACCGCGCACGCGCTGGGCAGGTAA
- a CDS encoding polyamine ABC transporter substrate-binding protein, translating to MTLRLLALTLSITLLSGCGGGGAPGKSDAQAKVLNVYNYSDYIAEDTIPAFEKSTGIKVTYDVFDSDEMVETKLLAGGSDYDVVVPTLNFFGRQIQAGVFLPLDKSKIPNLANLDPDVIRRIAAQDPGNAYGVPYMIGTTGIGYNVDKLKAIFGSTEVANSWDLVFKPENLSKLKDCGVTILDTPSDMIPIALNYLGLDPHSTLPAEIEKAAALIKAIRPYVQNFHSSQYVTSLANGNTCLAVGWSGDIIQARDRAVEAGNTIKVAYAIPKEGAPQWFDMLAIPKDAKHPENAYAFINYLLKPEVAAANTNFIHYANPVRTATPLVDAAIRNDPTIYPPPEVTARMFTYAINPPEVDRLYTRLWTEIKTGR from the coding sequence ATGACGCTGCGACTGCTCGCCCTGACGCTGTCCATCACCCTGTTGTCCGGCTGTGGCGGCGGTGGCGCGCCGGGGAAATCCGACGCGCAGGCCAAGGTGCTCAACGTCTACAACTATTCCGACTACATCGCCGAGGACACCATTCCGGCATTCGAAAAGAGCACCGGCATCAAGGTTACCTACGACGTGTTCGACAGCGACGAGATGGTGGAAACCAAGTTGCTGGCCGGCGGCAGCGATTACGACGTGGTGGTGCCCACGCTGAACTTCTTCGGCCGGCAGATCCAGGCCGGCGTGTTCCTGCCGCTGGACAAGAGCAAGATCCCCAACCTGGCCAATCTGGATCCGGACGTGATACGCCGCATCGCCGCGCAGGACCCCGGCAATGCCTATGGCGTGCCGTACATGATCGGCACCACCGGCATCGGCTACAACGTCGACAAGCTCAAGGCGATCTTCGGCAGCACCGAGGTCGCCAACAGCTGGGATCTGGTGTTCAAGCCGGAGAACCTGTCCAAGCTCAAGGACTGCGGCGTGACCATCCTGGACACGCCCTCGGACATGATTCCGATCGCCCTGAACTACCTGGGCCTGGACCCGCACAGCACGCTGCCGGCCGAGATCGAAAAGGCTGCCGCGCTGATCAAGGCCATCCGCCCGTACGTGCAGAATTTCCATTCCAGCCAGTACGTGACCTCGCTGGCCAACGGCAATACCTGCCTGGCGGTGGGCTGGTCGGGCGACATCATCCAGGCGCGCGATCGTGCGGTGGAAGCCGGCAACACCATCAAGGTGGCCTATGCGATCCCGAAGGAAGGCGCGCCGCAATGGTTCGACATGCTGGCCATTCCCAAGGACGCCAAGCATCCGGAAAACGCCTATGCCTTCATCAACTACCTGTTGAAGCCCGAGGTGGCCGCGGCCAACACCAACTTCATCCACTACGCCAACCCGGTGCGCACCGCCACGCCGTTGGTGGATGCGGCGATCCGCAACGATCCCACCATCTATCCGCCGCCGGAAGTGACCGCCAGGATGTTTACCTACGCGATCAATCCGCCGGAGGTGGACCGCCTGTACACGCGGCTGTGGACCGAGATCAAGACCGGCCGCTGA
- a CDS encoding ABC transporter permease subunit, with the protein MTRLFRRGVPGARWGVIAAPYLWLLVFFAIPFLIVLKISFAERATAMPPYTPLFAYAADGAVSVKLQLGNYLVLLRDSQYVAAYLSSIKIAAISTALTLLIGYPMAYVIARLPLATRNVAMMLVVLPSWTSFLIRVYAWIGILDGNGLLNQALLAIGVIRQPLQLLYTPIAAYIGIVYCYLPFMVLPLYANLVKHDQRLLEAAYDLGARPWQAFVRITLPLSRNGIVAGCMLVMIPAVGEFVIPEMLGGPNTLMIGRVLWGEFFNNRDWPVAAAVATVMLLVLLVPIVIFHRYQQRELEGRLT; encoded by the coding sequence ATGACGCGCCTGTTCCGCCGCGGGGTGCCGGGTGCGCGCTGGGGCGTGATCGCCGCGCCGTATCTCTGGTTGCTGGTGTTCTTCGCGATCCCGTTCCTGATCGTGTTGAAGATCTCGTTTGCCGAGCGCGCCACCGCGATGCCGCCGTATACGCCGCTGTTCGCGTATGCGGCCGATGGCGCGGTGAGCGTCAAGCTGCAACTGGGCAATTATCTGGTGCTGTTGCGCGACAGCCAGTACGTGGCCGCGTACCTGAGTTCGATCAAGATCGCGGCGATTTCCACCGCACTGACGTTGTTGATCGGTTATCCGATGGCGTATGTGATCGCGCGCCTGCCGCTGGCCACGCGCAACGTGGCGATGATGCTGGTGGTGCTGCCGTCGTGGACCTCGTTCCTGATCCGTGTCTATGCCTGGATCGGCATCCTCGATGGCAATGGCCTGCTCAATCAGGCGTTGCTGGCGATCGGCGTGATCCGGCAGCCGCTGCAGTTGCTGTATACGCCGATCGCCGCCTATATCGGCATCGTCTATTGCTATCTGCCTTTCATGGTCTTGCCGCTGTACGCCAATCTGGTCAAGCACGACCAGCGCCTGCTGGAAGCGGCCTACGACCTGGGCGCGCGTCCGTGGCAGGCGTTTGTGCGCATCACCTTGCCGCTGTCGCGCAACGGCATCGTGGCCGGCTGCATGCTGGTGATGATTCCGGCGGTGGGCGAGTTCGTCATTCCTGAAATGCTCGGCGGCCCGAATACCTTGATGATCGGCCGCGTGTTGTGGGGCGAATTCTTCAATAATCGCGACTGGCCGGTGGCTGCAGCAGTGGCCACGGTCATGTTGCTGGTGTTGCTGGTGCCGATCGTGATCTTCCACCGTTACCAGCAGCGCGAGCTGGAAGGGCGGCTGACATGA
- a CDS encoding efflux transporter outer membrane subunit: MRLLRMPLAAALSAVVLGGCMLGPDYTKAPPVADAAMQAPALHRASSADVVAAAPLNHWWEELHDPTLTQLVTQALADSPNLRAAQARLRANRALARQRRAERLPKLNASAVYAYAEPPQTIVDTLGGLQNGQQGQPPTQGSQALDLEKTQIYSAGFDASWELDFFGRRRRAAEGALAQAQASEAELADAQVQLAAEVGQVYLNYRGLQARLAIADANLAKIRQSLQLVQQRRRQGTASDLQVEQIATQVQQQQAQRLPLEMQAQEAQDQLALMVGREPGALDAQLSTAQPLPMLPTQVRVDDAGALIRRRPDVRKAERELAASSAQIGEALNGYFPQVTLLGGLSWVAGSPSDFNSDASTTLAVPMLRWSIFDFGKTRAQVDQARAGNAGREAAYEAAVLGALQDANAALSHFGSARKQLVVARQAEASATRSAGLMQQRRDAGATSSIDLLDVQRQQLSAQDAAAQAQVQLLVNYVALQKSLGLGWSEAPQERR, translated from the coding sequence ATGCGCCTGCTCCGCATGCCGCTGGCCGCGGCGTTGAGCGCCGTCGTGCTCGGTGGCTGCATGCTCGGCCCCGATTACACCAAGGCCCCACCGGTGGCCGATGCGGCCATGCAGGCCCCGGCGCTGCATCGCGCCAGCAGCGCGGACGTGGTGGCCGCCGCACCGTTGAATCACTGGTGGGAGGAGCTGCACGACCCGACCCTGACCCAACTGGTGACCCAGGCGCTGGCCGACAGCCCCAATCTGCGCGCCGCGCAGGCACGCCTGCGCGCCAACCGCGCCCTGGCCCGCCAGCGCCGCGCCGAGCGTCTGCCCAAGCTCAATGCCAGTGCGGTGTACGCGTATGCCGAGCCGCCGCAGACCATCGTGGACACCCTGGGCGGCCTGCAGAACGGCCAGCAGGGGCAGCCGCCCACGCAAGGCAGCCAGGCGCTGGATCTGGAAAAGACCCAGATCTACAGCGCCGGCTTCGACGCCAGCTGGGAGCTGGATTTCTTCGGCCGTCGGCGGCGTGCCGCCGAAGGCGCACTGGCCCAGGCACAGGCGTCCGAGGCCGAACTGGCCGACGCACAGGTGCAGCTGGCTGCCGAAGTCGGGCAGGTGTACCTCAACTACCGTGGGTTGCAGGCGCGGCTGGCGATCGCCGATGCCAATCTGGCCAAGATCCGCCAGTCTCTGCAGCTGGTGCAGCAGCGCCGTCGCCAGGGTACCGCGTCGGACCTGCAGGTCGAACAGATCGCCACCCAGGTGCAGCAGCAGCAGGCGCAACGCCTGCCGCTGGAAATGCAGGCACAGGAAGCGCAGGACCAGCTGGCGCTGATGGTCGGGCGCGAGCCCGGCGCGCTGGACGCCCAGTTGAGCACGGCCCAGCCGTTGCCGATGTTGCCCACCCAGGTGCGCGTGGACGATGCCGGCGCGCTGATCCGCCGTCGCCCGGACGTGCGCAAGGCCGAGCGCGAGCTGGCTGCCTCCAGCGCACAGATCGGCGAGGCGCTGAACGGCTATTTCCCGCAGGTGACCTTGCTGGGCGGGCTGAGCTGGGTGGCCGGGTCACCCAGCGATTTCAATTCCGATGCGTCGACCACCCTGGCGGTGCCGATGCTGCGCTGGTCGATCTTCGATTTCGGTAAGACCCGTGCGCAAGTGGATCAGGCGCGCGCCGGCAACGCCGGTCGCGAGGCCGCCTACGAGGCGGCGGTACTGGGTGCCTTGCAGGATGCCAATGCAGCGCTGTCGCATTTCGGCTCGGCGCGCAAGCAGCTGGTGGTGGCGCGCCAGGCCGAAGCCTCGGCCACGCGCTCGGCCGGGCTGATGCAGCAACGCCGCGATGCCGGCGCCACCTCGTCGATCGACCTGCTGGATGTACAACGCCAGCAGCTCTCCGCGCAGGACGCCGCCGCACAGGCGCAGGTGCAGCTGCTGGTGAATTACGTGGCCTTGCAGAAGAGCCTGGGGCTGGGCTGGAGCGAGGCGCCGCAGGAACGGCGCTGA